One Campylobacter sp. RM16192 genomic region harbors:
- a CDS encoding glycosyltransferase family protein: MSNSKADFVLDVYTKDIKYAKKILPKDKRFTLHEAVEEQILFDIMSRYDVGLFYVPINKLYNLCSPTKIMDYYCCGLVGFSSAVDECKKLFDDDSMFFIEDNTITSQIDQICNTTNQKLKDMAKNGLESLVKNRDYEKMAKKLKEFINDC, from the coding sequence ATTTCCAACTCTAAAGCTGATTTTGTATTAGATGTTTATACAAAAGATATAAAATACGCAAAGAAAATTTTACCAAAAGACAAAAGATTTACGCTACATGAAGCTGTTGAAGAACAAATATTATTTGATATTATGAGCAGATATGATGTAGGCTTATTCTATGTGCCAATTAATAAACTTTATAACCTTTGCTCGCCAACAAAGATCATGGATTACTATTGCTGTGGGTTGGTTGGATTTAGTTCGGCAGTCGATGAATGTAAAAAACTTTTTGATGATGATTCAATGTTCTTTATTGAAGATAATACGATAACATCACAAATAGATCAGATTTGCAATACTACAAATCAAAAACTAAAAGATATGGCAAAAAATGGACTTGAGAGCCTAGTAAAAAATAGGGACTATGAAAAGATGGCAAAAAAACTAAAGGAGTTTATAAATGATTGTTAA
- a CDS encoding transposase yields the protein MEHKSNEKFKGVVEMDGVYVGNYIRPANNINDRIDRRKAFKPNKRVIIYLRERNLLGKGANKTKTFILKSENNSDINKIAKANIALNSQIHTDENSAYDDLLAYYDLKRVNHQIEYSGLNGENNNQSESFNSRFRRMQYGQLHRIGVLYLSNYANEIAYREDTRRLDNRSIMDDILSRCLANNSVSNEFCGYWQVILTMTL from the coding sequence TTGGAACATAAATCTAATGAGAAATTTAAAGGCGTAGTTGAAATGGATGGAGTCTATGTCGGAAACTATATAAGACCAGCCAATAATATAAATGATAGAATAGATAGACGTAAAGCCTTTAAACCTAACAAAAGAGTAATTATTTATTTAAGAGAAAGAAATTTATTAGGCAAAGGTGCAAATAAAACAAAGACCTTTATATTAAAAAGCGAAAACAATAGTGATATAAACAAGATAGCAAAGGCAAACATTGCCTTAAACTCTCAAATTCATACTGACGAAAACTCAGCTTATGATGATTTATTAGCCTATTACGATCTAAAAAGAGTAAATCATCAAATAGAGTATAGCGGATTAAACGGAGAGAATAATAATCAATCAGAAAGCTTTAACTCAAGATTTAGACGTATGCAGTATGGACAGCTTCATAGAATAGGCGTTCTTTATCTTTCAAACTATGCTAATGAGATAGCATACAGAGAAGATACCAGAAGGCTAGATAATAGATCCATAATGGATGATATTTTATCAAGATGTTTGGCGAACAATAGCGTATCTAATGAATTCTGTGGATATTGGCAGGTGATATTAACCATGACACTATAA
- a CDS encoding glycosyltransferase family 2 protein, translating into MIVKVSFVVPAYNVSKYIKDCVQSIIDQSLKEIEIIVVNDGSTDNTLEILNSFQDERLKIVTKPNGGLTSARNAGIKLAKGEYIINVDGDDFVHLNYAKIAYEKAKDTMADIVVVDFYKQYKDRNEELHDLSFIKNEIVDKDLYLNALVSNFAFNAIWNKLIKAEILKQTLFLESIFYAEDLNALAKIIFNSKKIVKINKCLYFYRWGENNGSEINRFKYIIDYDLAIKDLIDFFRKNMPNNDDIIKKLQKMAFDRTYMHTIFSFLHADYEKKVYQDAIILLRNGCDNASLNSNIFKTKFKYKFCFWLIKNIKSDKNLCSALHIFMKINNFFSRKKIKELKQ; encoded by the coding sequence ATGATTGTTAAAGTAAGCTTTGTTGTTCCTGCTTATAATGTATCAAAATATATAAAAGACTGTGTGCAAAGTATCATAGATCAAAGTTTAAAAGAAATTGAAATCATAGTAGTAAACGACGGGAGCACTGATAACACTCTTGAAATTTTAAATTCTTTTCAAGATGAAAGACTAAAGATAGTCACAAAGCCAAACGGTGGATTAACCTCTGCCAGAAATGCTGGAATAAAATTGGCAAAAGGTGAATATATTATAAATGTAGACGGTGATGATTTTGTACATTTAAATTATGCAAAAATTGCTTATGAAAAGGCAAAAGATACAATGGCCGATATTGTTGTGGTTGATTTTTACAAGCAATACAAAGACAGAAATGAAGAGTTGCATGATTTATCTTTTATCAAAAACGAGATAGTAGATAAGGATCTTTACTTAAATGCCTTGGTAAGCAATTTCGCATTTAATGCGATTTGGAACAAGCTAATCAAAGCTGAGATTTTAAAACAAACTCTATTTTTAGAAAGTATTTTTTATGCCGAAGATTTAAATGCCCTAGCAAAAATTATATTTAATTCAAAAAAAATTGTAAAAATAAATAAATGTTTATATTTTTATAGGTGGGGTGAAAATAATGGATCTGAAATCAATAGATTTAAATATATCATAGACTACGATCTTGCAATAAAAGATTTAATTGATTTTTTTAGAAAAAATATGCCAAACAATGATGATATTATTAAAAAATTACAAAAAATGGCTTTTGATAGAACGTATATGCATACTATTTTTAGTTTTCTTCATGCAGATTATGAAAAAAAAGTATACCAAGATGCAATTATTCTTTTAAGAAATGGTTGCGATAATGCTAGTTTAAATTCTAATATTTTTAAAACTAAATTTAAATATAAATTTTGTTTTTGGCTTATAAAAAATATAAAAAGTGATAAGAATTTATGTTCTGCACTACATATTTTTATGAAAATTAACAACTTCTTTTCAAGAAAAAAAATTAAAGAATTAAAACAATAA